The window TTTTCTTTTTTAAAAGAAAACCTCCCACATGTTAACAAATGAGAGGTTTTCAACTAACCAACCAAAAAACCAATCAAAACTAAGATCAGTTCATAAAAGTAAGTCTCAAAGTCCGTGCCAAAGTCTTCTTTTTAATAATAACGTAATTTTCTTAGTTGTTAAAAATAGCACAATAGTATTACTATGTGCATTTATTTATGTACCGTTGACAGGCTGTCTCTTATACATTTGTAATGTTCAATAAAAGTAAATTACAATGAGAAAAGTTAAATGGACTGGGGTGTATCCTGCAGTAACAACCAAGTTTAAGGAAAATGGTGATTTAGACATCCCGGCCTTTTTAAAGAATATTGAATGTCAAATAGAAGCTGGCGTTAATGGTATTATCATAGGAGGATCATTAGGGGAGAGCAGTACATTAACTCATGATGATAGGATTAGGCTTTTGGAGGCAACTCTTGAAACATTTGGAGAGCAAACAGATGTTATATTGAATATAGCTGAAGGGGCAACCAGAACAGCGATAGAGTTAGCTCAAAAAGCAGAGAAAGCAGGGGCTCATGGATTTATGTTATTACCCCCGATGATGTACAAACCGACGGATCAGGAAGTAGCTGATTATTTTAAGGCTGTAGCTAAAAGTACCGATTTACCTATTTTACTTTATAATAACCCTGTTGATTATAAAATAGAAATAACTCTTCCGATTTTCGAACAATTGGCCGAGATGGACAATATCCAGGCTGTAAAAGAAAGTACGCGTGATATCTCGAATGTTACCAGATTAAAGAACAGGTTTGGCGATCGATTTAAAATACTTTGTGGTGTTGATACTTTGGCTATGGAAGAGTTGTTAATGGGAGCCGACGGATGGATAGCCGGTTTGGTCTGCGCATTTCCGAAGGAGACGGTAGCTATTTATGAATTGGTAAGAGCAGGCAGGATAGAAGAAGCTTTAAAAATATATAGATGGTTTTTACCTATCTTAGAATTAGATATTAACCCACAATTGGTACAAAATATAAAACTGGCAGAGGTAATGACGGGTATAGGTACTGAACCGGTAAGAGCTCCCCGGCATATTTTGGTCGGTGATGAAAGAGAGCGGGTGATTAAAATATTAGAAGATGGACTGGCTGCCAGGCCTGAATTACCAGATTATAAAAACTTATAAAAGTACAGCCTATGATTACCGATAATTTAATTGCCGGAGATCCAAGTGGAAAGGGAAGTGAGGTAGTTAATTCTTATGATCCCGTTAAAAGGGAACGATTACCTGAAAGTTTTATATGCGCTACAGAAGAAGAGATTAATAAAGCCGTAGAAGAAGCACATGAAGCCTGGAAGATTTATAAAAATTCGAAAGCTCCGGAAAAGGCTGAATTTTTAAGGGTTATAGCAGAGGAGATTGAGGCGCTGGGTGATCTTCTTGTTCAACGGGCAATGCTGGAGTCCGGACTTCCGGAAGGCAGGATTGTAGGAGAGCGGGGACGGACTTGCGGACAATTACGGCTTTTTGCGGAACTGCTGGAAGAAGGAAGTTGGGTAGAAGCCATTATCGATGAAGCAATACCTGAACGACAACCACTTCCCAGAACAGATATCAGGAAGATGCTCCGGTCGTCAGGCCCCGTAGCGGTATTTACGGCAAGTAATTTTCCTTTAGCGTTTTCAACAGCCGGTGGCGATACCGCTTCTGCTCTGGCTGCTGGTTGCCCGGTGATAGTAAAAGCCCACCCTTCTCACTTAGGAACAAATGCATTGGTCGCAGAAGCAATTTCTAAAGCAGTTGTAAAATGTGGGCTTCCAGGAGGAGTTTTTTCATCAATACAGGGTTCGGGACATGAGACAGGACAACGTTTAGTGCAACATCCGTTAATTAAAGCTGTAGGTTTTACCGGTTCTTATAAGGGAGGAATGGCTATTGTTAAAGCCGCCAATGAACGTAACGAACCCATTCCTGTTTATGCAGAAATGGGAAGCACAAATCCAATTTTTGTGTTGCCTGAGAAAATAAAAAATGAAGCAAAAACTGTTGCAGGACAACTAGCCGTATCCGTAAACCTTGGAGCAGGGCAGTTTTGTACGAATCCGGGATTGATCATTGTAGAAAATTGTGAGGGGCTGGATGTGTTTATGGAATCCATGAAACAGGAATTTCAATCGTTAGAAGCAGCAACAATGCTTAATGAGGCAATTTACAAATCGTACGAAGCCAATAAACAAGATATAATTGATCAGAATCATGTGAACCCCATTTACAATGAAGAGAATGAAAATACGGAATGGAAAGGAAGACCGGCCGTAGCAAAGGTTACAGCCAAGGCATTTGTTAAAAACCCGGTATTGCAT of the Zhouia spongiae genome contains:
- a CDS encoding dihydrodipicolinate synthase family protein — encoded protein: MRKVKWTGVYPAVTTKFKENGDLDIPAFLKNIECQIEAGVNGIIIGGSLGESSTLTHDDRIRLLEATLETFGEQTDVILNIAEGATRTAIELAQKAEKAGAHGFMLLPPMMYKPTDQEVADYFKAVAKSTDLPILLYNNPVDYKIEITLPIFEQLAEMDNIQAVKESTRDISNVTRLKNRFGDRFKILCGVDTLAMEELLMGADGWIAGLVCAFPKETVAIYELVRAGRIEEALKIYRWFLPILELDINPQLVQNIKLAEVMTGIGTEPVRAPRHILVGDERERVIKILEDGLAARPELPDYKNL
- a CDS encoding aldehyde dehydrogenase (NADP(+)); this encodes MITDNLIAGDPSGKGSEVVNSYDPVKRERLPESFICATEEEINKAVEEAHEAWKIYKNSKAPEKAEFLRVIAEEIEALGDLLVQRAMLESGLPEGRIVGERGRTCGQLRLFAELLEEGSWVEAIIDEAIPERQPLPRTDIRKMLRSSGPVAVFTASNFPLAFSTAGGDTASALAAGCPVIVKAHPSHLGTNALVAEAISKAVVKCGLPGGVFSSIQGSGHETGQRLVQHPLIKAVGFTGSYKGGMAIVKAANERNEPIPVYAEMGSTNPIFVLPEKIKNEAKTVAGQLAVSVNLGAGQFCTNPGLIIVENCEGLDVFMESMKQEFQSLEAATMLNEAIYKSYEANKQDIIDQNHVNPIYNEENENTEWKGRPAVAKVTAKAFVKNPVLHKEVFGPFTLVIVCNDKAELNEVTLAMEGQLTGSVIGTEKDIETHENLIENLSQKVGRLIFNGVPTGVEVCHAMHHGGPFPSTSNGKYTSVGTDAIKRFVRPVSYQNAPQNILPDALKDGNPLKIWRKVNGAITKD